The Plutella xylostella chromosome 9, ilPluXylo3.1, whole genome shotgun sequence genome has a segment encoding these proteins:
- the LOC105387280 gene encoding xaa-Pro aminopeptidase 1: protein MVPLPTVIPRTTSAHVELATAPEACADGLGTSSPLARLRSAMKNTSYTQQNAFFGAFVVFYTDEHLSEDPSPFERRLQYISGWGGAGAGAVLAEGGAALWVPAGDVRRARETVTCAWLVIDADDPRQPTIAQWIGERLGRSGRVGGDARLASMDEWQDLSADLQRKGLQLVHIPTLVDQLWNDEMDPELKRPEFSKIVANLHNAEYTGVSWRDKVTMVRAELRAVGVDAMVVTGLDEVAWLLNVRGRDLPHAPLLKAFVVVSLQDVRVYAPPGKLSMPVREVLAVYNCYTTNVNCTKVNDYTAIYTDLRRSNEWMKILIPAPGTFQRGASAAIAQSVPPAKRQVQLSPIIYLKAQKNMDEAKGMRRAHLRDAVAMCTLLSYLEGMVKKGLDELSVATKVDITRATQAGYVGVSMKTRAAFGPNGADPDYLATNMTRRRIFTNSTLVIRSGGQYDEGTTVVTRTVHYGIPSREERKAYTTVLRSLAALASLQTPALLPAAHVDPVARAPLWAAKQDYPYPTGHGVGAALNRREDPVVIDYRQDTNLHTLKEGYFITAEPAWYEPGKFGVRLGNIVEVVPKPREYLGFQEATMLPFEPKLIDRSMLTEYEINWLNSYNTRIRTTVGPELSSQGLMEVFYWMMNKTVHVESPARMRKNINSGQPEVYPLGVAAVFIIACSLIFS from the exons ATGGTCCCGCTCCCGACCGTGATCCCCCGTACCACGAGCGCGCACGTGGAGCTAGCCACCGCTCCTGAGGCCTGCGCTGATGGGTTGGGAACCAGCTCTCCTCTGGCCCGGCTGAGAAGTGCCATGAAGAATACTAGTTATACGCAGCAGAATGCCTTCTTTGGCGCTTTTGTGGTGTTCTATACGGATGAGCATTTG AGCGAAGACCCGTCCCCCTTCGAGCGGCGCCTCCAATACATCAGCGGgtggggcggcgcgggcgccggCGCTGTGCTGGCggagggcggcgcggcgctgtGGGTGCCCGCCGGAGACGTGCGACGAGCCCGAGAGACTGTGACTTGCGCCTGGCTGGTGATTGATGCTGATGATCCGAGACAGCCGACCATTGCGCAGTGGATTGGG GAGCGACTCGGGCGCAGCGGCCGCGTCGGCGGCGACGCTCGCCTGGCCAGCATGGACGAGTGGCAGGACCTGTCGGCGGACCTGCAGCGGAAAGGACTCCAGTTGGTCCACATCCCCACGCTGGTGGACCAGCTGTGGAACGACGAGATGGACCCGGAGTTGAAGAGGCCGGAGTTCTCGAAGATTGTGGCGAACTTGCACAATGCGGAGTATACAG GAGTGAGCTGGAGGGATAAGGTGACAATGGTCAGAGCAGAGCTTCGGGCAGTAGGTGTTGATGCCATGGTCGTCACGGGTTTAGATGAG GTGGCATGGCTCCTAAACGTGCGAGGTCGCGACCTGCCCCACGCGCCTCTCCTGAAGGCATTCGTGGTGGTCAGTCTCCAGGACGTGAGGGTCTACGCGCCTCCGGGCAAGCTCTCCATGCCAGTGAGGGAAGTGCTGGCCGTCTACAACTGTTATACGACTAATGTTAATTGTACCAA GGTAAACGACTACACAGCAATCTACACGGACCTGAGGCGTTCCAACGAATGGATGAAGATCCTCATTCCTGCCCCCGGGACCTTCCAAAGGGGGGCTTCGGCCGCCATAGCCCAGAGCGTGCCTCCAGCCAAGAGGCAGGTGCAACTGTCTCCGATCATCTACCTCAAGGCCCAGAAGAACATGGATGAAGCTAAAGGCATGCGTCGGGCTCATTTGAGGGATGCGGTCGCTATGTGCACGCTTTTGAGCTACTTGGAGGGAATG GTAAAGAAAGGCCTAGACGAGTTATCAGTGGCCACCAAAGTGGACATAACGAGGGCCACACAAGCCGGCTACGTGGGTGTCTCAATGAAGACCAGAGCTGCCTTCGGCCCCAACGGCGCGGATCCTGACTACCTGGCCACCAACATGACTAGGAGGCGTATCTTCACTAACTCCACGCTGGTGATACGGTCTGGAGGACAGTACGATG AAGGCACAACCGTCGTCACCAGAACTGTCCACTACGGGATCCCGTCTCGCGAGGAGCGTAAGGCCTACACCACAGTGCTGCGCTCCCTAGCTGCCCTGGCGTCTCTGCAGACCCCGGCGCTGTTGCCGGCAGCCCACGTGGACCCCGTGGCCCGCGCGCCGCTGTGGGCCGCCAAGCAGGATTATCCATACCCTACAGGGCATGGGGTGGGCGCTGCGCTGAATAGGCGGGAag ATCCAGTTGTTATTGACTATCGGCAAGATACCAATTTACATACTCTGAAGGAGGGATACTTTATTACGGCTG AGCCAGCATGGTACGAACCAGGCAAGTTCGGGGTCCGTCTGGGCAACATCGTGGAGGTGGTGCCGAAGCCGCGGGAGTACCTCGGGTTCCAGGAGGCCACCATGCTGCCCTTCGAGCCCAAGCTGATTGATCGCAGCATGCTCACTGAGTATGAG ATAAACTGGCTGAACAGCTACAACACTCGCATCCGTACCACCGTGGGCCCAGAACTGTCGAGCCAGGGCCTCATGGAAGTGTTCTACTGGATGATGAACAAGACCGTGCACGTGGAGTCTCCAGCCAGGATGAGGAAGAACATCAACTCTGGCCAACCAGAAGTCTACCCTTTAGGCGTCGCCGCCGTGTTTATTATCGCTTGCTCTTTGATCTTCTCGTAG
- the LOC105389137 gene encoding STAM-binding protein-like A, with translation MQSEEKRSRQNVDLASLEPSARVKQLANYGAMVEVDPNVPPRRYYRSGLEMVRMANVYLAEGSLENAYILYMKFMTLFLEKIRKHPEYSQVPAQVKAVNQAKLKEVMPKAETLKKKLIENYTKEHLAYIEEQKNKHIENEKKRKQEHEDAKLAQRLQADEDNRTTTPHLRDTDKWESLPPSAPPMDGVLYPDDFASTPPRAPPHHYAPGPPLIPPSRPMQDLIPSPRHPMSGLRPVRVPGAVLSKFLHIAATNTKNKVETCGILAGILERNELKITHVIVPQQSGSADSCSTNNEEDIFMYQDQHSLITLGWIHTHPTQTAFLSSVDLHTQCSYQLMMPEAIAIVCAPKYNETGYFALTPNHGMQFIANCRQTGFHPHPEDPPLFYDVTHIKVDPAATVEMVDLRR, from the exons ATGCAGTCTGAAGAGAAGCGGAGCCGGCAGAATGTAGATCTGGCCTCTTTGGAGCCTTCAGCGAGGGTCAAGCAACTCGCCAACTACGGAGCTATGGTAGAGGTGGACCCCAATGTACCACCAAGAAG ATATTACAGGTCAGGCCTAGAGATGGTGAGGATGGCGAACGTGTACCTGGCGGAGGGAAGCCTCGAGAACGCCTACATTCTCTACATGAAGTTCATGACTCTGTTTCTGGAGAAGATCCGGAAACATCCGGAATATTCCCAAGTTCCTGCACAAGTGAAGGCCGTCAACCAGGCCAAGCTTAAAGAGGTTATGCCTAAAGCTGAGACGCTGAAGAAAAAGCTAATAGAAAACTATACTAAGGAGCATCTTGCTTATATTGAAGAACAG aaaaacaaacacatagaGAATGAGAAGAAGAGGAAACAAGAGCATGAAGATGCGAAACTAGCCCAGAGACTGCAAGCGGATGAGGACAACAGAACCACCACGCCCCATCTCAGAGATACG GACAAATGGGAGTCCCTCCCCCCGTCAGCGCCCCCTATGGATGGGGTACTATACCCTGATGACTTCGCCTCcacccccccgcgcgccccgccgcaCCACTACGCGCCCGGACCGCCGCTCATACCGCCCTCGAGGCCGATGCA AGACCTAATCCCCTCCCCCCGGCACCCCATGTCGGGTCTCCGGCCGGTGCGCGTGCCCGGCGCCGTGCTCAGCAAGTTCCTGCACATCGCCGCTACTAACACCAAGAACAAGGTGGAGACTTGCGGCATACTGGCGGGTATACTG GAGCGCAACGAGCTGAAGATCACGCACGTGATAGTGCCGCAGCAGAGCGGCTCGGCGGACTCGTGCAGCACCAACAACGAGGAGGACATCTTCATGTACCAGGACCAGCATAGCCTCATCACCCTCGGCTGGATACAT ACGCACCCGACGCAGACGGCATTCTTATCCTCAGTGGATCTCCACACGCAGTGCTCCTACCAGCTCATGATGCCCGAGGCTATAGCCATCGTCTGCGCGCCCAAATACAACGA GACGGGTTACTTCGCTCTGACGCCAAACCACGGCATGCAGTTCATAGCCAACTGCAGGCAGACCGGCTTCCACCCGCACCCCGAGGACCCGCCACTGTTCTAC GATGTCACTCACATAAAAGTAGATCCGGCGGCGACCGTGGAAATGGTCGATCTTAGAAGATGA
- the LOC119692986 gene encoding uncharacterized protein LOC119692986 isoform X1 → MKQFWQSESVPQEFTEHESEKVQCEEHFQKTVKLENKQFEVSIPLKVPIYDINNYIGDSLSLALKRFLNLEKKLHNDPSLFKEYKSFIDEYIDLGHASSVDISQYDLNKDPIYFIPHHAVLKPDAVSTKLRVVMDAGMKGSNKMSLNDLMLTGPVIQADMFDILLRFRVHKYFFLCDIRRMYRNILITPEQRSLQNILWRDSPQEPISCLQLQTVSYGLRSSSFLATRCLYELAIRYKDEFPLGSKAILQSSYVDDIVQSHNDLDTIINIKRQLIDLLSLGSFNLHKWCANNSAILSDIPTEKQQHSDELEFQKEIKTLGLKFNVNNDSFQFAPMLEQPATTKRQILSFISQFFDPLGLAGPLFVQAKEIMQSLWISKVGWDSAPPPEILTKWQEFYSSLTRMQPLTIKRNVCLDNQTNAELVGFSDSSAKAYGCAIYLRSTDKNGKISMSLICSKSRITPLNSNLSMPRLELNAALLLAKTMARVYDSLKDELQIQNVYLHSDSQVVLAWLKTNPIKLNAYVANRIKLMQQLTNNYLWSYIKTDQNPADCLSRGVSPCDLMQHPLWFNGPKFMLDPDYKFTEFNYEAVKCNLPEIKVVSGDLNEGGPVCAASLKVNSVVGNIITKYSSISKAQRVLAYVQRFISNLKKTRSEQIKCNYLTYSELNQALLLIIKHEQMKYFSSNIKRLQEGKQTESSLKGLNPFLDADGLIRVGGRLQHSALPYAHKHQIILPNDSYVTQLIVKNEHVILLP, encoded by the coding sequence ATGAAGCAATTTTGGCAAAGCGAGAGTGTGCCTCAGGAGTTCACAGAACATGAGTCTGAGAAAGTACAGTGCGAGGAGCATTTTCAAAAAACTGTAAAGTTAGAAAACAAGCAATTTGAGGTTTCAATACCATTAAAGGTGCCTATCtatgatataaataattatataggtgACTCTCTTAGTCTCGctttaaaaagatttttgAATCTCGAGAAAAAACTTCATAATGACCCGTCATTATTCAAAGAATACAAAAGTTTCATTGACGAGTACATTGACTTAGGCCATGCGAGTAGTGTAGACATCAGTCAGTATGACCTAAACAAAGATCCTATATACTTCATTCCACATCACGCCGTATTAAAACCTGACGCAGTAAGCACGAAACTTCGTGTCGTCATGGACGCTGGTATGAAGGGATCCAACAAAATGTCACTGAATGACCTAATGCTAACTGGTCCAGTAATACAAGCTGATATGTTTGACATCTTATTGAGGTTTAGGGTgcataaatatttctttctcTGTGACATACGTCGCATGTACAGAAACATCCTGATCACTCCAGAGCAGCGCTCCTTACAAAACATTTTATGGCGGGACAGCCCGCAGGAGCCAATAAGCTGCCTGCAACTACAAACTGTGAGCTATGGGCTCCGCAGTTCATCATTCCTAGCCACACGATGCTTGTATGAGCTAGCAATAAGATACAAAGATGAATTCCCTTTAGGGTCAAAAGCAATTCTTCAATCAAGTTATGTTGATGATATTGTACAAAGTCACAATGATCTCGATACCATCATTAATATAAAGAGGCAGCTAATTGATTTGCTTTCACTTGGAAGTTTTAATCTACACAAGTGGTGTGCTAATAATAGTGCAATTTTAAGTGACATACCCACCGAGAAACAGCAGCATTCCGATGAACTTGAATTTCAGAAGGAGATCAAAACGCTAGGGCTAAAGTTCAATGTAAATAACGATTCCTTTCAATTTGCTCCTATGCTTGAGCAGCCTGCTACCACAAAGAGGCAAATATTAAGCTTTATAAGCCAGTTTTTTGACCCGCTTGGTCTGGCTGGTCCTTTATTTGTGCAGGCAAAGGAAATCATGCAGTCGCTTTGGATCTCTAAGGTAGGTTGGGACTCTGCACCCCCACCAGAAATATTAACTAAATGGCAGGAATTTTATAGTAGTTTAACCAGAATGCAGCCGCTTACAATTAAACGCAATGTGTGCTTAGATAATCAAACAAATGCTGAGCTAGTCGGCTTTTCCGACTCTTCTGCTAAGGCCTATGGCTGTGCTATATACTTGAGATCAACAGATAAAAATGGTAAGATATCAATGTCACTGATTTGTTCTAAGTCTAGAATAACTCCACTAAACAGTAATCTGTCAATGCCTAGACTTGAGCTAAACGCGGCCCTTTTGTTGGCTAAAACTATGGCTAGGGTGTATGATTCATTAAAAGATGAGTTACAGATTCAAAATGTGTATCTTCATAGTGATTCACAAGTAGTGTTAGCTTGGCTCAAAACTAACCCAATCAAGCTAAATGCTTACGTTGCTAACCGCATTAAGTTAATGCAACAATTAACAAACAATTATCTATGGTCTTATATTAAAACAGACCAAAATCCAGCTGATTGCCTGAGCAGAGGTGTCAGCCCATGCGATTTGATGCAACATCCACTATGGTTTAACGGTCCCAAGTTTATGTTAGATCCTGATTATAAATTTACTGAGTTTAACTATGAGGCGGTTAAGTGTAATTTACCAGAAATTAAGGTAGTGTCAGGTGACTTGAACGAAGGTGGTCCGGTGTGTGCAGCATCGCTGAAGGTAAACAGTGTAGTAGGgaatattattacaaaatattcttcTATAAGTAAGGCTCAACGAGTACTTGCCTATGTGCAACGCTTTATAAGCAATCTAAAGAAAACAAGGTctgaacaaataaaatgtaactaTTTAACATATTCAGAGTTGAATCAAGCTTTGCTTCTTATAATAAAGCATGAGCAAATGAAATACTTTTCAAGTAACATTAAAAGGTTACAAGAAGGAAAGCAAACTGAGTCATCATTAAAAGGTTTAAATCCATTTTTGGATGCAGACGGCTTGATAAGAGTCGGTGGTAGGCTGCAACATTCTGCTTTGCCTTACGCCCATAAACATCAGATTATCTTGCCTAATGATTCATATGTAACACAGTTGATAGTTAAAAATGAGCATGTAATATTGTTACCATAA
- the LOC119692986 gene encoding uncharacterized protein LOC119692986 isoform X3, whose amino-acid sequence MEDTDRKSAIARRAYYKGAITKQKAKLQQENLNLASAEMLKLKEAKLIKIYGEYEELCIQLDEDEDDATEEAYLECMERVRIAMNRLNKPQSGSQTQSCSSSKVKLPDVSLPIFDGNYLEYGPYKEMFDAMIDSDPDIQDIQKLFYLRSYLRGEALDLIKNMPVVGSSYKESLNILDDRYNNKSKIVFQHISQLLDIKPISKPNVQCLRTLISEAKQHVAALKNLGQPVEHWDAFLVCILSRKLDQLNSRAFYLEQSSPSVPTYTNFIKFLEARALALESSNVRDNTVKDREVNMRAGSTLQVSQAKTTHVAVDASCNFCDPAAAV is encoded by the exons ATGGAAGATACCGACCGAAAAAGTGCAATTGCGAGGCGTGCCTATTATAAGGGCgccataacaaaacaaaaggcCAAGCTGCAACAAGAAAATCTCAACTTGGCAAGTGCTGAAATGCTTAAGCTCAAAGAGGCCAAACTGATAAAGATATATGGTGAGTACGAGGAACTCTGTATTCAGCTTGATGAGGACGAGGACGATGCGACTGAGGAGGCATATCTGGAATGCATGGAGAGGGTACGCATTGCAATGAATCGCTTGAATAAGCCTCAGTCGGGAAGTCAAACTCAGTCGTGTTCCAGTTCCAAAGTGAAGCTCCCAGATGTTAGTTTGCCTATATTCGACGGAAATTACTTAGAATACGGTCCCTACAAAGAAATGTTTGATGCCATGATAGACAGTGATCCCGACATTCAGGATATTCAGAAACTCTTCTACTTGCGAAGTTATTTGCGTGGAGAGGCTCTCGATTTGATAAAGAATATGCCTGTAGTTGGGTCTAGCTACAAAGAAAGTCTGAATATCCTGGATGACAGATATAACAATAAGTCCAAGATTGTATTTCAACACATTTCACAGTTGTTAGACATTAAGCCTATCTCTAAGCCAAATGTACAATGTTTAAGAACCTTGATAAGTGAGGCAAAGCAGCATGTTGCAGCTCTTAAGAACTTAGGACAACCTGTTGAGCATTGGGATGCTTTCCTAGTTTGCATATTAAGTAGGAAGCTTGATCAATTAAATAGTAGGGCATTTTATCTTGAACAAAGCTCACCTTCTGTTCCTACTTACACTAACTTCATAAAATTTCTTGAAGCACGGGCACTTGCACTGGAGTCCAGCAATGTTCGTGACAATACAGTGAAGGACAGAGAGGTCAACATGAGAGCTGGTTCTACTCTACAAGTGAGTCAAGCCAAAACAACCCACGTAGCTGTCGACGCATCATGCAACTTCTGCG accCTGCTGCCGCAGTCTGA
- the LOC119692986 gene encoding uncharacterized protein LOC119692986 isoform X2 — protein MFDILLRFRVHKYFFLCDIRRMYRNILITPEQRSLQNILWRDSPQEPISCLQLQTVSYGLRSSSFLATRCLYELAIRYKDEFPLGSKAILQSSYVDDIVQSHNDLDTIINIKRQLIDLLSLGSFNLHKWCANNSAILSDIPTEKQQHSDELEFQKEIKTLGLKFNVNNDSFQFAPMLEQPATTKRQILSFISQFFDPLGLAGPLFVQAKEIMQSLWISKVGWDSAPPPEILTKWQEFYSSLTRMQPLTIKRNVCLDNQTNAELVGFSDSSAKAYGCAIYLRSTDKNGKISMSLICSKSRITPLNSNLSMPRLELNAALLLAKTMARVYDSLKDELQIQNVYLHSDSQVVLAWLKTNPIKLNAYVANRIKLMQQLTNNYLWSYIKTDQNPADCLSRGVSPCDLMQHPLWFNGPKFMLDPDYKFTEFNYEAVKCNLPEIKVVSGDLNEGGPVCAASLKVNSVVGNIITKYSSISKAQRVLAYVQRFISNLKKTRSEQIKCNYLTYSELNQALLLIIKHEQMKYFSSNIKRLQEGKQTESSLKGLNPFLDADGLIRVGGRLQHSALPYAHKHQIILPNDSYVTQLIVKNEHVILLP, from the coding sequence ATGTTTGACATCTTATTGAGGTTTAGGGTgcataaatatttctttctcTGTGACATACGTCGCATGTACAGAAACATCCTGATCACTCCAGAGCAGCGCTCCTTACAAAACATTTTATGGCGGGACAGCCCGCAGGAGCCAATAAGCTGCCTGCAACTACAAACTGTGAGCTATGGGCTCCGCAGTTCATCATTCCTAGCCACACGATGCTTGTATGAGCTAGCAATAAGATACAAAGATGAATTCCCTTTAGGGTCAAAAGCAATTCTTCAATCAAGTTATGTTGATGATATTGTACAAAGTCACAATGATCTCGATACCATCATTAATATAAAGAGGCAGCTAATTGATTTGCTTTCACTTGGAAGTTTTAATCTACACAAGTGGTGTGCTAATAATAGTGCAATTTTAAGTGACATACCCACCGAGAAACAGCAGCATTCCGATGAACTTGAATTTCAGAAGGAGATCAAAACGCTAGGGCTAAAGTTCAATGTAAATAACGATTCCTTTCAATTTGCTCCTATGCTTGAGCAGCCTGCTACCACAAAGAGGCAAATATTAAGCTTTATAAGCCAGTTTTTTGACCCGCTTGGTCTGGCTGGTCCTTTATTTGTGCAGGCAAAGGAAATCATGCAGTCGCTTTGGATCTCTAAGGTAGGTTGGGACTCTGCACCCCCACCAGAAATATTAACTAAATGGCAGGAATTTTATAGTAGTTTAACCAGAATGCAGCCGCTTACAATTAAACGCAATGTGTGCTTAGATAATCAAACAAATGCTGAGCTAGTCGGCTTTTCCGACTCTTCTGCTAAGGCCTATGGCTGTGCTATATACTTGAGATCAACAGATAAAAATGGTAAGATATCAATGTCACTGATTTGTTCTAAGTCTAGAATAACTCCACTAAACAGTAATCTGTCAATGCCTAGACTTGAGCTAAACGCGGCCCTTTTGTTGGCTAAAACTATGGCTAGGGTGTATGATTCATTAAAAGATGAGTTACAGATTCAAAATGTGTATCTTCATAGTGATTCACAAGTAGTGTTAGCTTGGCTCAAAACTAACCCAATCAAGCTAAATGCTTACGTTGCTAACCGCATTAAGTTAATGCAACAATTAACAAACAATTATCTATGGTCTTATATTAAAACAGACCAAAATCCAGCTGATTGCCTGAGCAGAGGTGTCAGCCCATGCGATTTGATGCAACATCCACTATGGTTTAACGGTCCCAAGTTTATGTTAGATCCTGATTATAAATTTACTGAGTTTAACTATGAGGCGGTTAAGTGTAATTTACCAGAAATTAAGGTAGTGTCAGGTGACTTGAACGAAGGTGGTCCGGTGTGTGCAGCATCGCTGAAGGTAAACAGTGTAGTAGGgaatattattacaaaatattcttcTATAAGTAAGGCTCAACGAGTACTTGCCTATGTGCAACGCTTTATAAGCAATCTAAAGAAAACAAGGTctgaacaaataaaatgtaactaTTTAACATATTCAGAGTTGAATCAAGCTTTGCTTCTTATAATAAAGCATGAGCAAATGAAATACTTTTCAAGTAACATTAAAAGGTTACAAGAAGGAAAGCAAACTGAGTCATCATTAAAAGGTTTAAATCCATTTTTGGATGCAGACGGCTTGATAAGAGTCGGTGGTAGGCTGCAACATTCTGCTTTGCCTTACGCCCATAAACATCAGATTATCTTGCCTAATGATTCATATGTAACACAGTTGATAGTTAAAAATGAGCATGTAATATTGTTACCATAA